A region of the Roseiconus lacunae genome:
ATAGGGGATGTCATGTTGTTCGGCTAAGTCAACCAAGCGTCGTGCGACCGCCGGATTGATGTTGGGTCCGCGAAAGATGACCGGGCCGCCGCCGAGCCGGATATTGCCCTGCTTGTTCTTATCGATCGTCGGACAATCCGAAGCGTGCGTCACATCGACGGCGATCGCGACATCGGGATTGATGCCGCCGGCCGCCGTCTTGGCACCGCGCAGTCCGATCTCTTCCTGGACCGTCGAAACGCTGTGCAGATGACAGCCCAAATCACCACCGGCGAACTCATTTGCGCGGCGCAACGCTTCGATCACCGTCCACATGCCGGTCTTGTTATCCATCCCGGGGCCACAGACGATCGAATTCATCAGCGGCCGCATCTGCAACTGCAGCGTCACGGGATCGCCAATTCGGACCGCGTCACGAGCCTGGGCTTCGCCGTCGGCACCGATGTCCAGCCACATCTCATCCAACCCGACGACCTTTTTACGTTCCTGGTCATTTAGCAAATGAATCGGCTTGCGACTAATCAGTGCCGCCACCGGACCGTCGTCGGTCCAAATCGTCATCGCTTGGCCGATCAGTTGCTGTGGATCCCAACCGCCGATCGTTTGGGCATACACAAACCCATTTTCATCGATGTGTGAAACCAACATCCCGATTTGGTCGCAGTGACCGGCATACATCAACCGCGGCCCTTCGGCGTTTCCGGCCTTGGCGATCAGATTGCCGTGGACATCGATCGAGACCTGATCGGCGTGTGGCGAGATGTATTCGTTGACCAACTGTTGAAGACGCTCTTCATAGCCGGATGGACTGGGGGTCTGGATAGCCTTCTCGAAAAACTGGCGTGCTTCGTGGTTCATTCCGCGGCAATTCAAACAGTGGAAACGGACAAGACGGTCGCCGGGACCGGATCGGTGGTTGGTGCAGAATACCGAACCACCGGTTCCCGAACCACTGCGGATCACTGCGGGGGTTCGTTCTACAGGCCGTGCTGACAAGTTTGTCAGCCGGACGCGAAAGGATCAGCCGAATGGCGTTAGCCACAGTTCTGGCAGAGCGTCAGAGGAAGGCCAGAGGCAGGGGGTGCCGGCTCGCAAACGAGAACGCGTCGGAATCGGACGACGACGGATTCCCCGTAGCGGCTTGCGAGTTCGATTCAAGTCGGAAAGATCCCTCAAGAACCGACAGAGGTGCTTGAAAACGTCGCCGTTGACGCCTCTGTCTAGGCCGATCGACCGACAAAACCGACTTTATGAAAAGTTTTTTTTTCTGTGGTTTCCTGGTTTTCGTCGTGTGATGTGATTTCGCAACCGCGTCAAAACTGTCGGAAACACGGGAGTTTAGCGATGTCCGGTTGATTCGTTCCGTCCGGGTTGGTCCGGTCAAGGACTGTCACAGTGGTCGTCATGCTTGTTCCCTTCCAAACGCCCTAAAGAATTGGGGTGGTTTTGCTCGACACTAAGTCTCGGATCAAGAAATTTTGACTGGGTTCTCTCACTCTTCATCACTTTCGGGTGCGGGGAGTAACGAGGACCGGTGGCAGTCGAATCGCGATCCAAACCCAGGGGGGATTCTGGGCCAGCAATCGAACTGACGCGGGCAATCGCTCGTGATATTTCGAGGGCGCGTGGCGACTATAGCCGAACGTTCCTGCCGAAGGAGCGATGTGACGACTCACCCATTGTCACACTCGTTCACTTCAACCGCCGGAACGTTGGGCGTTGGTCGCCTGACGCCACGTTTCTTCCCTACCCACCGGTCGAATCGTCGTTCGACCGTGACCGTTTGAAACCTAGCAAGTGATCCCGTTCGGCAAGCGTCACAGGATGTGAGCCGGGTGGCCAGACCCAGCTTTCGGTTGAAAACTTGAACCACATGTCAACGAAGTCAAATGAGTCTCGTCGCGTTCAGGACCGCGTCGAGAAACGGAACCTTCGCGGGCGGTTCGGGCAACCGATTGAACGAGGCCATGAGAACATTGGGTACCGACGCACCATTGTTCGAGGGAATAATCAACGAGGCGTTATGGAGAGCCTGATATGAAGGTCTTTACGACTGGACAGGTCGCCAAGATTTGCAAAGTCGCACCCCGAACCGTTTCCAAATGGTTCGATTCGGGGCGCTTGAAAGGCTACCGAATCCCAGGATCACAAGATCGACGTATTCCTCGCGAATACCTGATCAAGTTCCTCAAGGAACACGGTATGCCTTTGGGTGATCTGGAAGACGAAGCGATGGCCAAGTGCCTGATCGTCGCCCAGGATCAAGTTCTAATTGAAAACCTCAAGCGAGAATTGCCGCCAGAGAAAGCGTTCAAGGTTGCTGTCGCAGCCAGCGGTTTCGAAGCCGGCATTCAAGCCGAAAGTTTCACCCCCGATTGCATCATCGTGGACTTTTCGATCGGCAAAATCGAAGCCGTCCAAATCTGCCAAAACCTACGGAAGAACGCAGATTTCACCGATGTAATCTTGATTGCCCTGTTGCCCGACGACGGACAACCGATGAGCTTCGACCGAAGCAGCATCAACGAAACGTTCAAGAAACCGTTCGACGCCCACCTGTTGGCCGAACGACTACGAACACTTGTCGGCGCAAAGAAAGACTTGGTCTAAGAATTGAGATCGCGCCTAAACGCCTCTTGATTCGCCTGCCACCGACCGTAAAAAAAACGTCACGCATTTCCCGCAAATGTGTGACGTTTTTTTATTGCGCCGTCGGTCGGATCTGAGCGATCACGATCGCCCCCAAACCCCAACGCGATCGTGGCATCAAACCACTTTGACCCACAAGGCAACGCACGGATGGTCGACGTGTCTGCCAAACCCGTCACCGCCCGCAAAGCAACCGCACAGGCCTGCGTCAAACTGTCCGCCCACGCCGCCGATGTCGTTCGCAGCGGCAACGGAAAGAAAGGCGATGTCTTGACCGTCGCACGCTTGGCCGCGATCAACGCCACCAAGTACACCTCGCATTTGATCCCGCTTTGCCACACGATCCCGATCGAATCGGTTGACGTCGATTTCAGTTGGCAAGAAACTGCGTCGACGAACCAGACGCTGCGTTGTCGGGTGACGTGTACCACCACCGGGAAAACCGGAATCGAAATGGAAGCCCTGACCGGTGCGAGTGTCGCGGCGCTCACCGTTTACGACATGCTGAAAAGCGTCGAGCGCGAGATCGAAATCGGGCAGGTTCATCTGGTCGAAAAATCCGGTGGAGCCAGCGGAGCGTTTTCCCGGTAACCTTACGTCCGCAATGCCAGCGGTTTGAAATTCATCATGCGAGTGCTCGTCTTGACCAAATGTTCGGGTTCGGCTCATCAGACGATGGGCGTTCGCCCCAGTTATTGCACCGAAACAGTTTATTGCACCGAAACCGTGGCTAACGCCATGCGGCTAATCCTAATTTCAAAGGTCGGCGAAGCATTAGCTGCGAATTTTTGAATTCGTTGTTT
Encoded here:
- a CDS encoding M42 family metallopeptidase — translated: MNHEARQFFEKAIQTPSPSGYEERLQQLVNEYISPHADQVSIDVHGNLIAKAGNAEGPRLMYAGHCDQIGMLVSHIDENGFVYAQTIGGWDPQQLIGQAMTIWTDDGPVAALISRKPIHLLNDQERKKVVGLDEMWLDIGADGEAQARDAVRIGDPVTLQLQMRPLMNSIVCGPGMDNKTGMWTVIEALRRANEFAGGDLGCHLHSVSTVQEEIGLRGAKTAAGGINPDVAIAVDVTHASDCPTIDKNKQGNIRLGGGPVIFRGPNINPAVARRLVDLAEQHDIPYQMAAIGRATPNDANVLQLHGAGVATGLVAIPNRYMHSAVEAISLTDIDHVANLLARFAEALSPEDDFTPSVLQKD
- a CDS encoding response regulator — encoded protein: MKVFTTGQVAKICKVAPRTVSKWFDSGRLKGYRIPGSQDRRIPREYLIKFLKEHGMPLGDLEDEAMAKCLIVAQDQVLIENLKRELPPEKAFKVAVAASGFEAGIQAESFTPDCIIVDFSIGKIEAVQICQNLRKNADFTDVILIALLPDDGQPMSFDRSSINETFKKPFDAHLLAERLRTLVGAKKDLV
- the moaC gene encoding cyclic pyranopterin monophosphate synthase MoaC encodes the protein MASNHFDPQGNARMVDVSAKPVTARKATAQACVKLSAHAADVVRSGNGKKGDVLTVARLAAINATKYTSHLIPLCHTIPIESVDVDFSWQETASTNQTLRCRVTCTTTGKTGIEMEALTGASVAALTVYDMLKSVEREIEIGQVHLVEKSGGASGAFSR